One Narcine bancroftii isolate sNarBan1 chromosome 3, sNarBan1.hap1, whole genome shotgun sequence DNA window includes the following coding sequences:
- the rnf103 gene encoding E3 ubiquitin-protein ligase RNF103 isoform X3 produces MGLFGKSQERPPKDLVTEWSLKIRKEMRLIDRQIRDIQKEEEKVKRSVKDAAKKGHKDVCTILAKEIIRSRKAVSKLYASKAQMNSVIMSMKNQLAVVRVTGSLEKSTGVMKAMQNLVKIPEVQATMRELSKEMMKAGIIDEMLEDTFDSMEDEEEMEEAAEMEVDRILFEITAGALGKAPSKVTDALPEPVEEGATATSDEGEAEEDIEEMQSRLAALRS; encoded by the exons GTTACAGAATGGTCATTAAAAATAAGAAAGGAAATGAGATTGATTGATAGACAAATTCGAG ATATTCAGAAAGAAGAGGAGAAAGTAAAGAGGTCTGTGAAAGATGCTGCAAAGAAGGGTCATAAAGATGTATGCACCATATTAGCAAAAGAAATTATACGGTCAAGGAAAGCTGTGAGCAAATTATATGCTTCCAAAGCACAAATGAACTCTGTCATTATGAGTATGAAAAACCAATTAG CTGTCGTGAGAGTTACTGGTTCCTTAGAGAAGAGCACTGGAGTGATGAAAGCCATGCAGAATTTGGTAAAAATTCCTGAAGTTCAAGCCACCATGAGGGAATTGTCCAAAGAAATGATGAAG GCAGGGATTATTGATGAGATGCTAGAGGACACTTTTGATAGcatggaagatgaagaagaaatggaagaagcagCAGAGATGGAAGTTGACAGAATACTTTTTGAGATTACTGCAG GTGCTCTTGGAAAAGCTCCCAGTAAAGTCACTGATGCTCTCCCAGAGCCAGTCGAAGAAGGGGCCACAGCTACATCAGATGAAGGGGAGGCAGAGGAAGATATTGAAGAAATGCAGTCACGGCTGGCTGCCCTCAGGAGTTGA